A section of the Apostichopus japonicus isolate 1M-3 chromosome 1, ASM3797524v1, whole genome shotgun sequence genome encodes:
- the LOC139967717 gene encoding uncharacterized protein isoform X3 — protein MAESNYTRLTEEDGSRKDPFDVFVDAPNLTEISECFTKLCESKGITPFEDHTTFFETLKEQTLSNWKAKELWELIQKRANRKEYNKGKACTDIKVLIIGAGPCGLRTAIELAFLGAKVVVIEKRDRFTRNNVLYLWPYLITDLTNLGAKKLYGGFGAGDINHISIIKLQTILLKVALLLGVEIHHSVEFVKLDEKPKKEGWRANVNPKDHKVSKFEFNYILAADGRQHTLPGFTWKESARTLAIGITTNYVNRHSQRDACTKEIPGKSYIYDQDFFQGLKKANNIELENIVYYKDETHYFVMTAKKTSLLEKGVLKKDEADTNSLLAANNINNNKLEEYAYQAAHYATEEKLPTSDCAKNYKGKPDIAMFDFTSRKQAKQAVLSIEADGKVLILGVVGDSLKEPFWPEGTGCALGFLGVFDTVWMIRDIATGERTLEEALETRAVVYKLLSNTKQEDLSKDHAGYGIDPRTRYTSQEAKRKELYKPEEPRRVTIREPSTTDEEETRRRPVSEFIKRDREENKGRDRVNTTAFSFKRKKFEEEAKKRTWSNEKKDSLKKDKDKGSVKEKKSPSKEKIDDKKTDGKEEKRISEEKEKKERKELKAKEKKMKKEKKQEKKKAKQNMKKKSKNVETDKKKSNEAPDESSGRRPYSSRNNEPKTIAERKAMFEGDGDQSRQGKAHSLDRRERDIKFNEARSRFESPSQTEDYRSRFESPSQTEDYSPVRRGSSTDQGEDSKRKKKRGFWKTLRFWKRSRSDEEDTDGKDKEKTKKKKKKLKFVPKKLRKPKRGKKNKGKKKPRNKGNQPDGSGSYEVLSGSNTSVQESKGVSEGSGSVSSSTSNLAKKASLTSHKKAVNDIIQVDKNSGDEIDGLSSKKEEYNKMSDSEEKIPKRTKSERSGSILKRFRSKKRKKYNSLEMEVERPIGS, from the exons ATGGCCGAGTCTAATTACACAAGGTTAACCGAAGAAGATGGCAGCAGAAAGGATCCTTTCGATGTATTCGTGGATGCCCCAAACCTGACAGAGATCAGTGAATGTTTCACAAAACTATGTGAGAGCAAGGGTATCACGCCCTTTGAGGATCACACCACGTTCTTTGAGACTCTAAAGGAACAGACTTTGTCTAACTGGAAAGCGAAAGAACTGTGGGAATTGATTCAGAAACGAGCTAACAGGAAAGAATACAATAAAGGCAAAGCTTGTACGGATATAAAg GTACTCATAATAGGGGCTGGTCCTTGTGGCCTCAGAACAGCCATAGAACTTGCCTTCCTTGGTGCCAAGGTGGTAGTCATTGAGAAGAGGGACAGGTTCACTAGAAACAACGTCCTTTACCTCTGGCCGTATCTCATAACAGATCTGACCAATCTGGGTGCTAAGAAACTATATGGCGGATTTGGAGCTGGTGATATCAATCATATAA GTATTATAAAACTACAGACGATTCTCCTTAAAGTAGCACTCCTCCTTGGTGTGGAAATCCATCACAGCGTGGAGTTTGTTAAACTGGATGAGAAGCCGAaga AAGAAGGATGGAGGGCGAACGTGAACCCAAAGGACCACAAAGTCTCAAAGTTTGAATTTAATTATATTCTAGCTGCAGATGGGAGGCAACATACTCTTCCAG GATTTACCTGGAAAGAGTCGGCCAGAACGCTAGCCATTGGGATAACCACCAACTACGTGAACAGACATTCCCAGAGAGATGCATGCACAAAGGAAATTCCCGGTAAATCGTACATCTACGACCAAGACTTCTTCCAAGGCCTCAAGAAGGCCAACAACATAGAATTGGAGAACATTGTCTACTACAAAGATGAGACACATTACTTTGTGATGACTGCAAAGAAGACAAGTCTACTGGAGAAAGGGGTACTGAAGAAG GACGAGGCAGACACCAACAGTTTGCTGGCGgcaaacaacatcaacaacaataaGCTGGAGGAGTACGCCTACCAGGCCGCCCACTACGCCACGGAAGAGAAACTCCCCACCTCAGACTGTGCCAAGAATTATAAAGGAAAGCCTGACATCGCAATGTTTGACTTTACATCACGAAAGCAGGCAAAACAAGCCGTGCTGAGCATAGAGGCCGATGGGAAGGTCTTGATTTTGGGCGTCGTCGGTGACAGTCTGAAAGAg CCATTCTGGCCAGAAGGCACGGGTTGTGCTCTGGGCTTCCTGGGAGTCTTTGATACCGTGTGGATGATACGGGACATTGCCACCGGTGAACGTACGTTAGAAGAGGCCCTAGAGACTCGAGCAGTGGTCTATAAACTACTatcaaacacaaaacaagaagaCTTGTCAAAGGACCACGCCGGCTATGGTATCGACCCGAGAACCAGATATACCAGCCAGGAAGCTAAGAGAAAGGAGCTGTACAAACCGGAAGAGCCGAGGAGAGTCACGATACGTGAGCCCTCGACGACGGATGAAGAGGAAACCAGACGCCGCCCAG TCAGTGAATTCATCAAGAGAGACCGGGAAGAAAATAAAGGAAGGGACAGAGTCAACACAACGGCTTTCAGTTTCaagagaaagaaatttgaaGAGGAAGCGAAGAAACGAACGTGGAGTAACGAGAAGAAGGACAGTCTGAAGAAGGACAAGGACAAGGGTAGtgttaaagaaaagaaaagtccCAGCAAAGAGAAGATTGATGACAAGAAAACAGATGGGAAGGAAGAGAAGAGGATTAgcgaagagaaagaaaagaaggaacGGAAAGAATTGAAGGCAAaagagaagaagatgaagaaggagaagaaacaagaaaaaaagaaggcaaaacagaacatgaaaaaaaaatccaagaaTGTCGAGACTGACAAGAAAAAGTCCAACGAGGCCCCTGATGAGTCAAGCGGAAGAAGACCGTACAGCTCACGAAACAATGAACCAAAAACTATTGCGGAGAGGAAAGCAATGTTCGAAGGAGATGGAGACCAGTCGAGACAAGGGAAGGCTCATTCACTGGATAGAAGAGAAAGA GATATAAAGTTCAATGAAGCTCGAAGTAGATTTGAATCTCCATCACAGACAGAGGATTATAGAAGTAGATTTGAATCTCCATCACAGACAGAGGATTATAGTCCAGTGAGGAGGGGCTCTTCGACAGACCAAGGAGAAGAttcgaaaagaaagaaaaagagaggtTTTTGGAAGACTCTGAGATTTTGGAAGCGCAGCAGGAGTGATGAAGAAGATACAGATGGCAAG gacaaagaaaagacaaagaagaagaagaagaaattgaaatttgtaCCAAAGAAACTGAGAAAACCAAagagaggaaagaaaaacaaaggcaAAAAGAAACCCAGGAACAAAGGCAATCAACCAGATGGCTCAG GATCTTATGAGGTCCTTAGTGGAAGTAACACTTCTGTTCAAGAGAGCAAAGGTGTTTCGGAAGGAAGTGGTTCAGTTAGCAGCAGTACCTCTAACCTTGCAAAAAAGGCATCTCTCACCAGCCACAAGAAAGCTGTGAATG ataTCATCCAGGTTGACAAGAATTCTGGAGATGAAATTGATGGCCTGAGTAGCAAGAAAGaagaatataacaaaatgagcGATTCAGAAGAGAAAATACCAAAGCGCACTAAATCTGAGAGGAGTGGGAGCATCCTGAAAAGGTTTCGATCAAAGAAGCGAAAAAAGTACAACAGCTTAGAAATGGAAGTAGAAAGACCGATAGGCAGCTAA
- the LOC139967717 gene encoding uncharacterized protein isoform X2, with protein sequence MERSVGQQKKNIRHRSLMAESNYTRLTEEDGSRKDPFDVFVDAPNLTEISECFTKLCESKGITPFEDHTTFFETLKEQTLSNWKAKELWELIQKRANRKEYNKGKACTDIKVLIIGAGPCGLRTAIELAFLGAKVVVIEKRDRFTRNNVLYLWPYLITDLTNLGAKKLYGGFGAGDINHISIIKLQTILLKVALLLGVEIHHSVEFVKLDEKPKKEGWRANVNPKDHKVSKFEFNYILAADGRQHTLPGFTWKESARTLAIGITTNYVNRHSQRDACTKEIPGKSYIYDQDFFQGLKKANNIELENIVYYKDETHYFVMTAKKTSLLEKGVLKKDEADTNSLLAANNINNNKLEEYAYQAAHYATEEKLPTSDCAKNYKGKPDIAMFDFTSRKQAKQAVLSIEADGKVLILGVVGDSLKEPFWPEGTGCALGFLGVFDTVWMIRDIATGERTLEEALETRAVVYKLLSNTKQEDLSKDHAGYGIDPRTRYTSQEAKRKELYKPEEPRRVTIREPSTTDEEETRRRPVSEFIKRDREENKGRDRVNTTAFSFKRKKFEEEAKKRTWSNEKKDSLKKDKDKGSVKEKKSPSKEKIDDKKTDGKEEKRISEEKEKKERKELKAKEKKMKKEKKQEKKKAKQNMKKKSKNVETDKKKSNEAPDESSGRRPYSSRNNEPKTIAERKAMFEGDGDQSRQGKAHSLDRRERDIKFNEARSRFESPSQTEDYSPVRRGSSTDQGEDSKRKKKRGFWKTLRFWKRSRSDEEDTDGKDKEKTKKKKKKLKFVPKKLRKPKRGKKNKGKKKPRNKGNQPDGSGSYEVLSGSNTSVQESKGVSEGSGSVSSSTSNLAKKASLTSHKKAVNDIIQVDKNSGDEIDGLSSKKEEYNKMSDSEEKIPKRTKSERSGSILKRFRSKKRKKYNSLEMEVERPIGS encoded by the exons aaGTTTAATGGCCGAGTCTAATTACACAAGGTTAACCGAAGAAGATGGCAGCAGAAAGGATCCTTTCGATGTATTCGTGGATGCCCCAAACCTGACAGAGATCAGTGAATGTTTCACAAAACTATGTGAGAGCAAGGGTATCACGCCCTTTGAGGATCACACCACGTTCTTTGAGACTCTAAAGGAACAGACTTTGTCTAACTGGAAAGCGAAAGAACTGTGGGAATTGATTCAGAAACGAGCTAACAGGAAAGAATACAATAAAGGCAAAGCTTGTACGGATATAAAg GTACTCATAATAGGGGCTGGTCCTTGTGGCCTCAGAACAGCCATAGAACTTGCCTTCCTTGGTGCCAAGGTGGTAGTCATTGAGAAGAGGGACAGGTTCACTAGAAACAACGTCCTTTACCTCTGGCCGTATCTCATAACAGATCTGACCAATCTGGGTGCTAAGAAACTATATGGCGGATTTGGAGCTGGTGATATCAATCATATAA GTATTATAAAACTACAGACGATTCTCCTTAAAGTAGCACTCCTCCTTGGTGTGGAAATCCATCACAGCGTGGAGTTTGTTAAACTGGATGAGAAGCCGAaga AAGAAGGATGGAGGGCGAACGTGAACCCAAAGGACCACAAAGTCTCAAAGTTTGAATTTAATTATATTCTAGCTGCAGATGGGAGGCAACATACTCTTCCAG GATTTACCTGGAAAGAGTCGGCCAGAACGCTAGCCATTGGGATAACCACCAACTACGTGAACAGACATTCCCAGAGAGATGCATGCACAAAGGAAATTCCCGGTAAATCGTACATCTACGACCAAGACTTCTTCCAAGGCCTCAAGAAGGCCAACAACATAGAATTGGAGAACATTGTCTACTACAAAGATGAGACACATTACTTTGTGATGACTGCAAAGAAGACAAGTCTACTGGAGAAAGGGGTACTGAAGAAG GACGAGGCAGACACCAACAGTTTGCTGGCGgcaaacaacatcaacaacaataaGCTGGAGGAGTACGCCTACCAGGCCGCCCACTACGCCACGGAAGAGAAACTCCCCACCTCAGACTGTGCCAAGAATTATAAAGGAAAGCCTGACATCGCAATGTTTGACTTTACATCACGAAAGCAGGCAAAACAAGCCGTGCTGAGCATAGAGGCCGATGGGAAGGTCTTGATTTTGGGCGTCGTCGGTGACAGTCTGAAAGAg CCATTCTGGCCAGAAGGCACGGGTTGTGCTCTGGGCTTCCTGGGAGTCTTTGATACCGTGTGGATGATACGGGACATTGCCACCGGTGAACGTACGTTAGAAGAGGCCCTAGAGACTCGAGCAGTGGTCTATAAACTACTatcaaacacaaaacaagaagaCTTGTCAAAGGACCACGCCGGCTATGGTATCGACCCGAGAACCAGATATACCAGCCAGGAAGCTAAGAGAAAGGAGCTGTACAAACCGGAAGAGCCGAGGAGAGTCACGATACGTGAGCCCTCGACGACGGATGAAGAGGAAACCAGACGCCGCCCAG TCAGTGAATTCATCAAGAGAGACCGGGAAGAAAATAAAGGAAGGGACAGAGTCAACACAACGGCTTTCAGTTTCaagagaaagaaatttgaaGAGGAAGCGAAGAAACGAACGTGGAGTAACGAGAAGAAGGACAGTCTGAAGAAGGACAAGGACAAGGGTAGtgttaaagaaaagaaaagtccCAGCAAAGAGAAGATTGATGACAAGAAAACAGATGGGAAGGAAGAGAAGAGGATTAgcgaagagaaagaaaagaaggaacGGAAAGAATTGAAGGCAAaagagaagaagatgaagaaggagaagaaacaagaaaaaaagaaggcaaaacagaacatgaaaaaaaaatccaagaaTGTCGAGACTGACAAGAAAAAGTCCAACGAGGCCCCTGATGAGTCAAGCGGAAGAAGACCGTACAGCTCACGAAACAATGAACCAAAAACTATTGCGGAGAGGAAAGCAATGTTCGAAGGAGATGGAGACCAGTCGAGACAAGGGAAGGCTCATTCACTGGATAGAAGAGAAAGA GATATAAAGTTCAATGAAGCTC GAAGTAGATTTGAATCTCCATCACAGACAGAGGATTATAGTCCAGTGAGGAGGGGCTCTTCGACAGACCAAGGAGAAGAttcgaaaagaaagaaaaagagaggtTTTTGGAAGACTCTGAGATTTTGGAAGCGCAGCAGGAGTGATGAAGAAGATACAGATGGCAAG gacaaagaaaagacaaagaagaagaagaagaaattgaaatttgtaCCAAAGAAACTGAGAAAACCAAagagaggaaagaaaaacaaaggcaAAAAGAAACCCAGGAACAAAGGCAATCAACCAGATGGCTCAG GATCTTATGAGGTCCTTAGTGGAAGTAACACTTCTGTTCAAGAGAGCAAAGGTGTTTCGGAAGGAAGTGGTTCAGTTAGCAGCAGTACCTCTAACCTTGCAAAAAAGGCATCTCTCACCAGCCACAAGAAAGCTGTGAATG ataTCATCCAGGTTGACAAGAATTCTGGAGATGAAATTGATGGCCTGAGTAGCAAGAAAGaagaatataacaaaatgagcGATTCAGAAGAGAAAATACCAAAGCGCACTAAATCTGAGAGGAGTGGGAGCATCCTGAAAAGGTTTCGATCAAAGAAGCGAAAAAAGTACAACAGCTTAGAAATGGAAGTAGAAAGACCGATAGGCAGCTAA
- the LOC139967717 gene encoding uncharacterized protein isoform X1, with amino-acid sequence MERSVGQQKKNIRHRSLMAESNYTRLTEEDGSRKDPFDVFVDAPNLTEISECFTKLCESKGITPFEDHTTFFETLKEQTLSNWKAKELWELIQKRANRKEYNKGKACTDIKVLIIGAGPCGLRTAIELAFLGAKVVVIEKRDRFTRNNVLYLWPYLITDLTNLGAKKLYGGFGAGDINHISIIKLQTILLKVALLLGVEIHHSVEFVKLDEKPKKEGWRANVNPKDHKVSKFEFNYILAADGRQHTLPGFTWKESARTLAIGITTNYVNRHSQRDACTKEIPGKSYIYDQDFFQGLKKANNIELENIVYYKDETHYFVMTAKKTSLLEKGVLKKDEADTNSLLAANNINNNKLEEYAYQAAHYATEEKLPTSDCAKNYKGKPDIAMFDFTSRKQAKQAVLSIEADGKVLILGVVGDSLKEPFWPEGTGCALGFLGVFDTVWMIRDIATGERTLEEALETRAVVYKLLSNTKQEDLSKDHAGYGIDPRTRYTSQEAKRKELYKPEEPRRVTIREPSTTDEEETRRRPVSEFIKRDREENKGRDRVNTTAFSFKRKKFEEEAKKRTWSNEKKDSLKKDKDKGSVKEKKSPSKEKIDDKKTDGKEEKRISEEKEKKERKELKAKEKKMKKEKKQEKKKAKQNMKKKSKNVETDKKKSNEAPDESSGRRPYSSRNNEPKTIAERKAMFEGDGDQSRQGKAHSLDRRERDIKFNEARSRFESPSQTEDYRSRFESPSQTEDYSPVRRGSSTDQGEDSKRKKKRGFWKTLRFWKRSRSDEEDTDGKDKEKTKKKKKKLKFVPKKLRKPKRGKKNKGKKKPRNKGNQPDGSGSYEVLSGSNTSVQESKGVSEGSGSVSSSTSNLAKKASLTSHKKAVNDIIQVDKNSGDEIDGLSSKKEEYNKMSDSEEKIPKRTKSERSGSILKRFRSKKRKKYNSLEMEVERPIGS; translated from the exons aaGTTTAATGGCCGAGTCTAATTACACAAGGTTAACCGAAGAAGATGGCAGCAGAAAGGATCCTTTCGATGTATTCGTGGATGCCCCAAACCTGACAGAGATCAGTGAATGTTTCACAAAACTATGTGAGAGCAAGGGTATCACGCCCTTTGAGGATCACACCACGTTCTTTGAGACTCTAAAGGAACAGACTTTGTCTAACTGGAAAGCGAAAGAACTGTGGGAATTGATTCAGAAACGAGCTAACAGGAAAGAATACAATAAAGGCAAAGCTTGTACGGATATAAAg GTACTCATAATAGGGGCTGGTCCTTGTGGCCTCAGAACAGCCATAGAACTTGCCTTCCTTGGTGCCAAGGTGGTAGTCATTGAGAAGAGGGACAGGTTCACTAGAAACAACGTCCTTTACCTCTGGCCGTATCTCATAACAGATCTGACCAATCTGGGTGCTAAGAAACTATATGGCGGATTTGGAGCTGGTGATATCAATCATATAA GTATTATAAAACTACAGACGATTCTCCTTAAAGTAGCACTCCTCCTTGGTGTGGAAATCCATCACAGCGTGGAGTTTGTTAAACTGGATGAGAAGCCGAaga AAGAAGGATGGAGGGCGAACGTGAACCCAAAGGACCACAAAGTCTCAAAGTTTGAATTTAATTATATTCTAGCTGCAGATGGGAGGCAACATACTCTTCCAG GATTTACCTGGAAAGAGTCGGCCAGAACGCTAGCCATTGGGATAACCACCAACTACGTGAACAGACATTCCCAGAGAGATGCATGCACAAAGGAAATTCCCGGTAAATCGTACATCTACGACCAAGACTTCTTCCAAGGCCTCAAGAAGGCCAACAACATAGAATTGGAGAACATTGTCTACTACAAAGATGAGACACATTACTTTGTGATGACTGCAAAGAAGACAAGTCTACTGGAGAAAGGGGTACTGAAGAAG GACGAGGCAGACACCAACAGTTTGCTGGCGgcaaacaacatcaacaacaataaGCTGGAGGAGTACGCCTACCAGGCCGCCCACTACGCCACGGAAGAGAAACTCCCCACCTCAGACTGTGCCAAGAATTATAAAGGAAAGCCTGACATCGCAATGTTTGACTTTACATCACGAAAGCAGGCAAAACAAGCCGTGCTGAGCATAGAGGCCGATGGGAAGGTCTTGATTTTGGGCGTCGTCGGTGACAGTCTGAAAGAg CCATTCTGGCCAGAAGGCACGGGTTGTGCTCTGGGCTTCCTGGGAGTCTTTGATACCGTGTGGATGATACGGGACATTGCCACCGGTGAACGTACGTTAGAAGAGGCCCTAGAGACTCGAGCAGTGGTCTATAAACTACTatcaaacacaaaacaagaagaCTTGTCAAAGGACCACGCCGGCTATGGTATCGACCCGAGAACCAGATATACCAGCCAGGAAGCTAAGAGAAAGGAGCTGTACAAACCGGAAGAGCCGAGGAGAGTCACGATACGTGAGCCCTCGACGACGGATGAAGAGGAAACCAGACGCCGCCCAG TCAGTGAATTCATCAAGAGAGACCGGGAAGAAAATAAAGGAAGGGACAGAGTCAACACAACGGCTTTCAGTTTCaagagaaagaaatttgaaGAGGAAGCGAAGAAACGAACGTGGAGTAACGAGAAGAAGGACAGTCTGAAGAAGGACAAGGACAAGGGTAGtgttaaagaaaagaaaagtccCAGCAAAGAGAAGATTGATGACAAGAAAACAGATGGGAAGGAAGAGAAGAGGATTAgcgaagagaaagaaaagaaggaacGGAAAGAATTGAAGGCAAaagagaagaagatgaagaaggagaagaaacaagaaaaaaagaaggcaaaacagaacatgaaaaaaaaatccaagaaTGTCGAGACTGACAAGAAAAAGTCCAACGAGGCCCCTGATGAGTCAAGCGGAAGAAGACCGTACAGCTCACGAAACAATGAACCAAAAACTATTGCGGAGAGGAAAGCAATGTTCGAAGGAGATGGAGACCAGTCGAGACAAGGGAAGGCTCATTCACTGGATAGAAGAGAAAGA GATATAAAGTTCAATGAAGCTCGAAGTAGATTTGAATCTCCATCACAGACAGAGGATTATAGAAGTAGATTTGAATCTCCATCACAGACAGAGGATTATAGTCCAGTGAGGAGGGGCTCTTCGACAGACCAAGGAGAAGAttcgaaaagaaagaaaaagagaggtTTTTGGAAGACTCTGAGATTTTGGAAGCGCAGCAGGAGTGATGAAGAAGATACAGATGGCAAG gacaaagaaaagacaaagaagaagaagaagaaattgaaatttgtaCCAAAGAAACTGAGAAAACCAAagagaggaaagaaaaacaaaggcaAAAAGAAACCCAGGAACAAAGGCAATCAACCAGATGGCTCAG GATCTTATGAGGTCCTTAGTGGAAGTAACACTTCTGTTCAAGAGAGCAAAGGTGTTTCGGAAGGAAGTGGTTCAGTTAGCAGCAGTACCTCTAACCTTGCAAAAAAGGCATCTCTCACCAGCCACAAGAAAGCTGTGAATG ataTCATCCAGGTTGACAAGAATTCTGGAGATGAAATTGATGGCCTGAGTAGCAAGAAAGaagaatataacaaaatgagcGATTCAGAAGAGAAAATACCAAAGCGCACTAAATCTGAGAGGAGTGGGAGCATCCTGAAAAGGTTTCGATCAAAGAAGCGAAAAAAGTACAACAGCTTAGAAATGGAAGTAGAAAGACCGATAGGCAGCTAA